The sequence GATATTTTAGGATTTGTCTTTATCCttaaaagattgatgttgtatatcttaaaaaattaaaatacatttttattttatcttttttccgTATGTTATACTGTCTAaagtctatattttttttttacttgaaaataattataaattaatttataaatagaacttaaactttttctttaatatattaatatatgtaaaagtGGCAAAACAACAAACGATTAGAATAGACATCATAATCGGTTATTTGTTTTACCGAGAACATTTGggtttaatttatttggttGTTAAGTTTTGTTTGGAATATCATTTAGTTTGACAaaagtgttttttgtttgaaggaTTGATATCTCTTGGTGAAGTTAAGATCTACGTTTTTATCTCTATCTCTGGGAACATCATTCATGGAGACGTCTACGTGACACCGTCTTATTGTCGAGATGCAGAGACTGTTTtagtgagtcagtctttccaacatgagggagagaaaaataaacagctggtaaagaaatataatggaagaaattatcttgatttTCGTACTGAGAAATGTGCGCAATAATttcaaaagataatttattggcaaaATTTACAAAGATGCTAAAAGCATGCAAGAGCCATTCTCTGACCATGATTGAGTGACaaagtcacatataccagctgtgctccaattgaaattaatatcctagaaggataagatcaactgctagtaagtctaaagatcgcatgaagtgtgatagacttatggttccaaatataagcatcctcggaAAATAAAAGGAGCATAAACtaatatggcaccgaggaagcaaagagttatgaaaaatctctagaagagaagacatgagtaagaaagagattcgggtacctgagaatcataatgaaagtaaatctcaacaagttgagtcatgtctagatTGAAAAGGAACCAAAAGGCAAATCGACGTCGgaaatatgtttgcatgcagtgttgcagttgatgatTTTACGGATtaaaatcgaggatcataaaccTACGGTCAATAGAAAAAGCtttattgaaaagtgtacacaTAGAATGACtggttaatcattgaaagaagtaaCTATGAAATAGTTATAGTCTCTTAACgagataatatttggacttgtagtccttacacttgaaagtgtaaaatgagtgggaCATAAAGGGATCTTTATGAGAAATAAAATACATGTAGTAGTATAATGATTCTcataaatatttgatatttattatgagaaatgcactctcatatggtggaagcaactatgtAGATTCTTTAGAAGATTTTCAAACTATAAGAGATATCCCTTAAAGTAATTATCTTGCTAATTATATTGCTAGAAGCAATACCTTATAGTTCTCGAGAATAttgtaaaagcaagaaaaagtcTTGATGCCTTTTGACaccttttgagagaaaagggtGAGAGTCTATCTCTATGAGAAAATCATGtgtgtagatcattgttgttcATCTTAGGGATCTCATAGTGGGTTGAAAATAAATCGGGAACAAGCTAAGATAAGATCTTAGATTTGTGTAAATCTGAGATTAAACAATGACtgtaattgtgttcaagaaatatttttcaagaaagtttgatatatatgatcataatgcaaaagctgaagatgatgctttcagggggaaaaatatgatcatgtgcgtggttgtactctttttctcttattatggttttttatcccattgggtttttccttgaaaggtttttaatgagacaaTGAAAAGAACACGCGAAAGATAAACACCTGAagaggaatattatgattccaatggtgaaagactatcatcgtcaaagtctttgacatacattgatgagatCGTGAGAGACGAAGataatgatcaagatgagtcATCTAAGAGACCAATAATTTAGAATAATGGTGATATACGGTGATATACATGTCCTACAAATTTGTTGAAGTGAAGATTTGGTGAACCATTTACCAAGGCGTTTTTAACCACTACTTCAAGAAGTtacttcatcatattggatTGCGACATtttgaagatttcaagtgatgtactcaagagggggagtaaaagcgcgctgcactctttttcccttaaccatggttttttccactgggttttcctggtaaggtttttaatgaggcaacatCTCACATGCGCATTTGgaactacatttttataatggtcatccaaGGGAGAGTGTTATGAATATTCTATATTGTATGGATTCccattatcggcccattagtaaatcaacctaaaaccctaaagttgtatcattatatatatgttatatcctaTTGGATATATTAATAACACAAGAGAACAATTCTCTAAACCTCTTGTTATAACAAGTTTTTTTCTCACTTATGGTGCTGTCACGTCAGCAACtcctgatttatttttttgggcatATTCTTAAACACTTACCCACTAAATAGTTTATAATCTAACGCTTCAAAGGCCATATCAAACCCAAATTTTTTAGCTGCCCTAACAAAAACCGTAAATCGGAGTGGTGATGATGTCGATCCTTCTTCCTCATATGTCGCCTAAATCTAATTACTACTAATAACTAAGCCATACCCTTtgatctctcctcctccaatTTGTTGTCGAAACATTGTTTTCATCCCTTCTCCTTTTCCTGCACCCTCTGATGAGATTGAAATCTCATTCGGTCGCAACCTAAAACCCTAGCCACAATTCAGATTGAGGTTATAGCGAAACAAAGCTATATCGTCCTATTTTCTGCTTATAAGGTTGCTTATTTCATGTTTCCCTACGCCCTTCTTGCTAGAGAGatattctcttcttctattGGCTGAGAATTCCAACGCAATTGTTACTCAATCAAGGTATGTCAAGGGAAgtgaatattttatatgattgcCTCTTTacgtttctatttttgaaattatatcaatgattcttctttttcctaTACCAGAAATATAGTTCCATAAAAGAGCCACGATTCAAGGAGGAGCGAGATATAATCAAGCAAAAATAGGACTGAAGATGTAGTCAAtagagaaaaagtgaaaaaatctATCTACACACACGAGACCATGGAAGATGCTGTATATTCGTGGGCTTATCGAAATTGAGACGAATATATGAGTCAACATCAGCATGCTAAATCTGGTCATTCccacatttattattattattcttttcaaTTGCAACGATTCAGGTTTATAAATAGTCTCCTTATTATGAACATTAAAACATTAGTATAAGAGATACACTTCAAATAACAAGTAACAAAAACTggctatatctatatatacattttcagaaacatttaCGAAAAAATTCCTGAAGTTCTAACTTATTTACAACCCTGCCACTGTCTATATTAGTAAGTATCTAAGTTTGGGTTCGACGATTACAATTCAAAAATAACAAGCCCAAGCCCATCCTTTTGTCGAAAATTACATAACCCTGAATTATTTTCCCCCTAATTGTTTatcttcaaaaattaaatagaaaatagacAGATTTTTCTTGCCTTCCACGATGATCTTATGCGAGATTTGTGTTTAAACTGCTTgatttccaaatatttttccCCCACCAATTACGCATCTCCTAAATCAATCAAccgaaacaaaattaaattttaaaatatatcatatccCATAAAGCAATTTGAGTCACCCAATCTGTATTTGGAGGACCTTATAGTTGTGACTCAAATTGTGAGTTTGGGTGAATTGGAGGACCTCGAAGCCAATAATAAGCCTACCAAAATACTCAATTTTGAGCTACGGGACGAAACGTAATGCTTATATGCTAATATGTCTATAGAATTATTATGTGGGATAACATCTGCAATCCAACTTACTCATTTTATGTAATAGAGATGATCGAATGTCATGTACCTTGTGGGGTTACTTGGCCGAGCACGTTTTTACATCCTGTCAAGACTCTGATGGAAACATCATCACCTGTGTCCTCAGATTTGTGAAGATAAAATCCTACAAGggtaaaaacatttaattattaCGAATTGTTTATCATTTAACAGATGCATTATTCCACACTAGGGTTGATCCCGTGGTACACCacagtgcaattttttttaaaaacttttgaatatattataaatagatcaaGTTTCTTTGAGTTTTAGTATAAATGTTACATTGTTATTAACAAAAAGGTTAAGAtagatattcattatatattaaaataactcaaatgtgaaataatctatatctgaatatacttgtttggttacaaaaattctaaaacaatttttaaaatatatattcgtttataaaaattcaaatcacatcttttttttttttgccatccgaatcacatcatatgctaaaaaaaatgtaaaattttattaacttagtatattaaatagtaatttaaataattaaatataagattaaataaaagtgaaaggagaattatattttaatctaacatattgctttaaattaggtagatagattttaggaaattaatattatcaaataagaaaatcattgtgtttggttgtaaggattgtagagaatttagttgggacttgtttgaatacaaagataagaaaggatgtcacaaaaatgtactccaaaaatgttaagataaatACTTATGATTTTACTTAATCAGGTGTAAACTTTTTGACTAATTCGTTTGATGCTTCTCAAGTCCATGTTAACCCAATATTCCATGAAGTTGATGTTTTCAGACAAGCGTAAGATTATCTATCataataaatttctttttattatatgtcTTAGCATAATTAGTGAGTTTGAATTGAATCCTGAAAACATATTTAATCGTATTTTAACAGGCTTCCCGATGATGGCCTCTCTCTCATATGCCGTCAGAGACAACCAAGGTGGGGGATGGTTGCTGTTCAAGCTGAAAATGCAGAAGATTTTCCTAGGAGAATAATTGAAGAGTTGAAAAATTCTGTTGAGATATGTAAAGCTTATGTTAACTTTCTGGATTTATTCTaactaatcaataaaaaaatatctatctaTAGATTGGAAAGGCAAGAATTCATTGCACGGTCTACGACATTAACACAAACTGGGCTTGGTACTATATTAGTTGCCGTTCTTGCAATAAGAAAGTCGAGAAAGTAAACGATGGGGATAATGGGTTGAATAACAAAGGGTCAAAACCAAGGTTTTGGTGTTACAAATGCAATACAGTCGTCACTAATGTTGTACCACGGtaatgaaaattttagattCAAATTATTTCAAATCTATCTTTATTGCTTTACAATCAAATcccatttatatttattactttatatacattttttaggTTCATGCTCTATGCTAATGTCATGGACGCTACTGGTGAGACAAaattattgttgtttgattctatTTGCTCTGAGATTATTGGGCAGTCTGCCCCATCAGTTCTTGGTGGCTCAGTTGATGAGGTTAGCTAATCATAAGATAATATTCCCATTAATGTTAAGTAATGATGATGTTCCTAACCATTGTGTTCACTAACTatcatttcattttaattggCCTGTACATTATAGATCCAGAAAATTTGCCTGATCCAGTGAAAAGTCTTATTGGAAAGACTTATCTCTTTCTGGTAAATATTAAGAAAGCAAACATATTTGATGGTAAAGACAACTATAAGGTCTCCAAAGTCCTCTTGAAAGATGGCCTACTCGACAAACAACTGTTGGAAAATTCATCTGAGACACTAAACGCAACATCTACAGTATCTGGTGACCAGGTAAATGATCTACACATTAATCCGGTATTAAAAATTAGGGAACCGCGGTAATCTAATTTATATAACTAGGTATTGTCTGTTTATAGGGACCTCTCATGTTAGAATGTAGCCCGCATACTACCGACTCTACTACTCCATCCTCCAAGCGTATTTACCCTGTTAATAGAGGGACTTCTGATCAAAACTCAACTTCTAAAATTTTTTGTATTGAACCAATAGATTTGGAGCTGAAAGAGTTCATGAAAAGGCTCAAGGATCAAACGACAACGATGGGGTTGGAAAACAGAAGGGTGTCTACCATGGAAGTGTTGTGGCCAACACAGTCATTGAGGGAAAAGAAAAGACGGTCAGAGTTAAGATCAAGGTTGAAAAGAAGGAATGATTTGTGGCAgcattttattttcagttttgtttttgtttttctccccCTTTCTCATGTTCTAACTTctaaagtttgttttttctttcttttgtgacATTGTTTCTCGCAAATAATTGCTGCTTTCCAGCTCTTTTCTGAAATTATTGAGTTGCttcaataaaacttttatatttttctccattttaaCTTTAGAAGAATGCATCCTATCTACATCATGAACCCTAATTATCTATCATAGACTCTTAAAAAATCAACTTAGATAAACTGCTAAAGAAGTATATAGAACTGACCTGCGTTGAAGATTTATGGACCGCATGTTTCACTCGAATTTAAATTCTCTCTTGAATGACAAAATAGCCTGAGAGAAACACAAAAGTTTTCGTATAAGAGAAAATTAACAACATAACGCATTTAAACTTTGTtctatcaaaataataaaccatGTATATAGTAAAATACAAGGCTTACATATATTCATGAGGCTTATAACTATCGTACTCCATGCCAGGCAAAACATTAGTATATGACCTGCCCAAATCTTCGTTTTGCAAGACATATTACCAATTTAGTATGCAGAAAGTATTTAAACCAACTATCTATATTGTCAACACTCAATCAGCAGAAAAATGCTTATtgaaaaaacatcaaatcagCAAAAATATTAGTATCCCATAACTGTCTCCTTTTTAGTTGTAATTGAAACCAACTTTCTATATTTACTACTCAATCAAATATTTGATTCTAACTACGCAATCATTACTCTTTTTAGTAGATATATACTGGAAAAAATCCAACCAACCTGTTTAAGCAACGAAATAAACACCCTCTCATCATCTACAACTTATCATATTCGACCTAATTCGAGAAAAAAATAACCCAACCATGAAAAAAAGATAAGCCCTTCTGTCGGATTTTGATTCTAATTCTAACCCATCCAAAAAAAACCGTTTGATTCAAAGTTCTACTCCTAATAGTCAGATTATTCAATCGAATGCATCTAATAGTAATGGTTATGTTCTTCTAAGTACAACTTTTAGCAGGGTTTTAAACGATATTACCAACCTTGGTAATTCTTCTACTGGTCATTTTAGGACACCAATATCTCTTCAACAGTCCATTCCTgccaaaaaaacacaacatgCTCTGGGTGATTTACAACACACATACTTTTGATAATCTTTGGTATGAATTTATCTTCATTGCGACAAACATATACTAAAATATGAGAACAAATGTCATTACCAGGTTCAAGTTTTTTCTCGGACATGCCTTCAATTGAAAATAACAGCTCCGGATTGACTCAGAAATCTTCAATAGATGTTCTCACGAACATCACCAATCTACAGCGCCGGGTTGCTCCAACAAAAACACTTCCTTCTGCTGATATCCACAATAAACGAAAAGGTTAATGCTTACCTCAAATCCCTTTTAAACAACAACTACTCATACATATAAATTGACTCAATTGATCTTTGTTATAAAGTGAACCGGTGTGTTGCTTCTACATCATTCAAAAGGAACCAGAAACAATCAAAGCATGGCACGAAAGTCGATATGTTTCCTATTAGAAATTAGCAAGAAGAATTTGAAAATGCATCACCCACTACTTTTATGTAAGGTAATCTATATATGCATAACTTTTTGGTTTTAGCTATATATAGTTATGATTGTCTTCTATAACTAATGTTTATGCGACACAATATTTTAACTGGTAACAGTGACAAATAGGTCAAACTTCAGCTTCTATGAACTACGAACCATTAGTAGAGAGTAGTACTGATGATGAAAGCATGGACCAGTTCAACGATGATAGTTGTACTGACAGTGAAACTGCAGAGGAACAGACCTACTATATAAGTACAACTAACGATGAAACTGACCAGTACCCTGATGAAGAAACTGAAATTCCAAGCAATGATAATATAGAAATCCAGAATGCTACAGAACAACTCACTGATGTATCACATCAGAGCGCCAGAAGTGAAGAACATATAAAATTCATGACTAAAGCGGATCAAATATTgcagaaaataagagaaaatgaATCAGCTGATCAGAACATCCCTCAA comes from Camelina sativa cultivar DH55 chromosome 19, Cs, whole genome shotgun sequence and encodes:
- the LOC109130858 gene encoding uncharacterized protein LOC109130858, translated to MDATGETKLLLFDSICSEIIGQSAPSVLGGSVDEVRDPENLPDPVKSLIGKTYLFLVNIKKANIFDGKDNYKVSKVLLKDGLLDKQLLENSSETLNATSTVSGDQGPLMLECSPHTTDSTTPSSKRIYPAQGSNDNDGVGKQKGVYHGSVVANTVIEGKEKTVRVKIKVEKKE